One segment of Cottoperca gobio chromosome 24, fCotGob3.1, whole genome shotgun sequence DNA contains the following:
- the LOC115003950 gene encoding C3a anaphylatoxin chemotactic receptor-like produces MEQLNSSMVTFNVSSPGHPSNASWLSIHVVPMLVLSICFLIGVPGNISVIILKPNWQHLSSVSQSLMLNLAISDLICLLPVPLLIYALLYTWNLGLVACKLIAYVLYCSVNCSLLIVTALSVQRYLQVVHLQRCFDRVGKRKMLVLVWLLAMLLCIPTLLLQQVTADQNGMICARTQSSPAQLMAVQLVESLKGFVYMSVVAFTYIALHRRVNQAAFFNNPQTTRLITTIIVTFFVLWMPYHITNVLGVAAHLLKNKGLSKFCIESQNIVSSLVIVNSCLNPLLYAFTSRIMCTVCQEREH; encoded by the coding sequence ATGGAACAACTCAACTCCTCCATGGTCACCTTTAACGTCTCCTCTCCTGGACATCCATCTAATGCCTCCTGGCTCTCCATCCATGTGGTCCCTATGCTGGTGCTGTCTATCTGCTTCCTGATAGGAGTTCCTGGAAACATCAGTGTGATCATCCTCAAACCAAATTGGCAGCACCTATCCAGTGTGAGCCAGAGTCTGATGCTGAATTTGGCCATATCAGACCTGATCTGTCTGCTCCCCGTGCCCCTGTTGATTTACGCTCTTCTGTATACGTGGAATCTCGGTCTGGTGGCCTGTAAGCTCATAGCGTATGTCTTGTACTGCTCCGTGAATTGTAGCTTGCTGATTGTGACCGCACTGAGTGTCCAGCGCTACCTACAGGTGGTGCACCTGCAGAGATGCTTCGATCGGGTAGgaaagaggaagatgctggTTCTGGTCTGGCTGCTTGCGATGCTCCTGTGCATCCCTACTTTACTGTTGCAACAGGTGACCGCAGACCAGAATGGGATGATCTGCGCTCGTACCCAATCTTCCCCAGCCCAGCTGATGGCCGTGCAACTGGTAGAGTCCCTGAAAGGATTTGTTTATATGTCTGTCGTGGCATTCACATACATCGCCCTTCACCGAAGAGTGAACCAGGCAGCTTTCTTCAACAACCCACAGACGACCCGGCTGATTACAACTATCATTGTGACTTTTTTTGTCCTATGGATGCCATATCATATCACAAATGTGCTTGGTGTTGCAGCTCATTTGCTCAAAAACAAAGGTCTGAGTAAGTTTTGCATAGAGAGCCAGAACATTGTTTCCTCACTGGTAATTGTGAATAGCTGCCTCAATCCACTCCTTTATGCGTTTACTTCCAGAATCATGTGCACTGTGTGCCAAGAAAGGGAACATTAA
- the LOC115028940 gene encoding serine protease 23-like: MGLNCFLCLLLCAAALTVSGVFGKDENNTANRWTRQSLPLLLDTHTEPLDVPLFRGQEEDEERGESKTLCGIECQSSLPSMDQTEQERILGYETMLENGTRTHTDISLQGFSKTSTGTPAHSPARTRRKREVYGADGRFVISDSHFITNYPFSTAVRLSTGCSGVLISPKHVLTAAHCIHDGRDYLESASSLRVGVLQLKTKRRRGGGRRGGQRRGGRKGEGEKGEEQIMEEGAEKNSIDGDVVIGRKGGKGRRRRGRKEDVEGVADHVNIGELERGGAGKQRGLSRKQRSVEPRKQPVFRWMRIKQTRIPQGWIQTKSSTSSVSPDYDYAVLELKRPLKQKYMELGVAPSATPLARIHFSGYDADKSLLDGRGNEKVVYRFCSVTNESDDLMYQHCDSQPGATGAGVYVRLREKVGEEGRKGKWQRRVIGVFSGHQWVEVEGGEQRDYNVAVRITPLKYAQICHWIHGDPSLCKEV; encoded by the coding sequence ATGGGACTCAATTGCTTCCTGtgtctgctgctctgtgcagcAGCCCTGACAGTTTCTGGAGTTTTTGGTAAAGATGAAAACAACACAGCGAACAGGTGGACCAGGCAGAGCCTTCCGCTgctgctggacacacacacggagccTTTAGATGTGCCTTTGTTCAgagggcaggaggaggatgaggagagaggagagtcaAAGACACTCTGTGGAATAGAGTGTCAAAGCAGCCTACCGTCTATGGACCAAACTGAGCAAGAGAGGATTCTGGGATATGAGACAATGCTTGAGAATGGTACTCGCACACATACAGATATCAGCTTGCAGGGTTTCAGCAAGACCTCGACAGGAACACCAGCCCACTCACCAGCTCGCACCCGCAGGAAACGAGAGGTTTATGGAGCAGATGGACGCTTTGTGATCTCTGACTCGCATTTCATCACCAACTATCCTTTCTCAACGGCGGTTCGTCTCTCCACAGGCTGCTCTGGAGTCCTAATATCCCCGAAACACGTGCTAACAGCCGCACACTGCATCCATGACGGGAGGGACTACCTAGAGAGTGCCAGTAGTCTGAGAGTAGGGGTGTTGCAGCTCAAGactaaaagaagaagaggaggtgggaggagaggagggcagcGGAGAGgtgggaggaaaggagaaggggagaaAGGTGAGGAGCAGATAATGGAGGAAGGTGCGGAGAAAAATAGTATAGATGGAGATGTTGTGATAGGGAGAAAGGGAGGCAAAGGCAGGAGGCGCAGGGGAAGAAAAGAGGACGTGGAGGGTGTAGCTGATCATGTGAATATAGGTGAGttagagagaggaggagcagggaaaCAGAGAGGTCTCAGCCGTAAGCAACGCAGTGTTGAACCCAGGAAGCAGCCCGTCTTTCGTTGGATGCGAATTAAACAAACCAGAATCCCTCAAGGATGGATCCAAACCAAGAGCTCCACCAGCTCAGTGTCCCCTGACTACGATTATGCTGTCCTGGAGTTGAAGCGACCCCTCAAACAAAAGTACATGGAGCTAGGAGTGGCGCCCTCTGCCACCCCCCTCGCACGGATCCACTTCTCAGGCTATGACGCTGACAAAAGCCTACTGGACGGGCGTGGAAATGAGAAGGTGGTTTACCGGTTTTGTTCGGTGACAAACGAGTCTGACGATTTGATGTACCAGCACTGTGACTCACAGCCGGGCGCCACAGGTGCAGGTGTTTACGTTCgtctgagagagaaagtgggagaGGAAGGCAGGAAAGGGAAGTGGCAGCGGAGGGTGATTGGGGTGTTTTCAGGTCATCAgtgggtggaggtggagggaggtgaGCAGAGGGACTATAATGTTGCAGTGAGGATTACACCACTCAAATATGCCCAGATCTGTCACTGGATCCATGGAGATCCAAGTCTCTGTAAGGAGGTTTGA